Proteins encoded by one window of Aphis gossypii isolate Hap1 chromosome X, ASM2018417v2, whole genome shotgun sequence:
- the LOC126552040 gene encoding ATP synthase subunit gamma, mitochondrial-like, translated as MMMISKPTTMVVCLKGAAAGQQQNRNMATLKQISMRLKSVTNIQKITQSMKMVSAAKYARAERELRQARPYGEGVKAFYEKSGATEAVDDGNNNKLIVAITSDRGLCGAVHTNVAKTIRNELGAEAVESPQSKVFCVGDKSRALLQRLYAQNIAVVANEVGRKPPTFLDASKVANELIQLDFNSGKIVYNRFKTVVSYQTEEVPLLSAKTMLAAPKLQLYDSIDQGVMESYQEFTVAALLYYTMKESACSEQSSRMTAMDNASKNAAEMIGKLTLTFNRTRQAVITRELIEIISGAAALE; from the exons GAAGGGCGCCGCCGCCGGTCAACAGCAAAACCGTAACATGGCCACTCTGAAACAAATTTCGATGCGCTTAAAATCTGTGacgaatattcaaaaaatcacGCAGTCCATGAAGATGGTGTCCGCCGCCAAGTACGCTAGAGCTGAACGTGAACTACGTCAAGCTCGTCCGTACGGTGAAGGTGTTAAG GCATTTTATGAAAAGTCTGGTGCCACCGAAGCAGTGGATGATggtaacaacaataaattaattgttgctATAACATCTGATCGTGGTCTTTGTGGCGCAGTCCACACAAACGTTGCGAAAACCATTCGTAACGAATTGGGTGCAGAAGCTGTTGAGTCTCCTCAATCAAAAGTATTCTGTGTGGGTGACAAGTCTCGTGCACTTTTGCAGAG ACTGTATGCTCAAAATATTGCTGTGGTGGCTAATGAAGTTGGCCGCAAACCACCCACATTTTTGGACGCATCCAAAGTGGCCAATGAATTGATCCAGTTGGATTTCAACAGtggaaaaattgtttacaaccgattcaa AACTGTTGTGTCTTATCAAACCGAAGAAGTACCATTGTTGAGCGCTAAAACAATGTTAGCTGCACCAAAGTTACAGTTGTATGACAGTATTGATCAAGGTGTTATGGAATCATACCAAGAATTTACAGTTGCTGctttattatactacacaaTGAAAGAGTCTGCTTGCAGTGAACAATCATCAAGAATGACAGCTATGGACAATGCCAGCAAGAACGCAG ctGAAATGATTGGCAAGCTGACTTTGACATTCAACCGAACCAGACAGGCTGTGATCACCAGAGAATTGATTGAAATTATTTCTGGAGCAGCGGCATtagaataa